The Clupea harengus chromosome 5, Ch_v2.0.2, whole genome shotgun sequence genomic sequence CCAATCAAACTCATTTAAAAGGCTATAAAATTCACACGTTGTGGCCCATGATGTTCACTTGCTGCCAGTCATAAGTTTATAcaaagagagtggaagagacagaggagtaCCAGACCAGAAATGTGTCAatcatcccccctctccctctctctgtctttctcagaaGGCTCTTCAACTCTTTTCTTTCAGCCTTATCAGTCACGCTTCAGTCATCGTCGGCCATTAGTTCTCATTAGTCAGCCTTCACATGCAAGTTGGGCAGTTCACAGCGAGCTCACGCCTATCAGCTCGCAAAGCTCGTTGGCGTCACAGCGCCAAAATCCCCTGTTGTCACAGCTTTTTTTCGTGAGGAGGATGACGTGCCGCTCAAAAACGGCGACAGTGTGCAGGGAAAAAGTGCAAATGtttcttttagaaaaaaaagaagagaaaaaaaaaagaaaactgacaAAATAACCGCACGACTTCTATCCCCTGCTGTTCCCGTGCAGCAGATTTGGTTGGTCGTGTCTCAAATAGGTCTGTGCTTCGTCATCAGATCCGTTTCCCCCCTCGGAGCCGGTtaatgggggaggggaggagaggagagggagcgctGGGCGGTGGAATCAGAGGAccgaaaagagagaggggaaggaaaggaagaaaggagtgAATGGTAAAATAAGGTGTGGTGGGGacaaaaaaaggaggaggaaaagaagctCAGCTGGGGAGCAACCAGAGCTCGAGGAAGTCCCAGTGCTTCCAGAGGGCGAAGAGGAAGACGGCCGCGAACACAGTGGAGGCGACGCGGGTGCGGGTCTTCATGAGCGGGGTGATGAAGTTGGCCATGGTGGAGACGAAGACCAGCAGCACGGCCATGAGGGCCAGGATGATGTTGATGAGCTTGCCCAAGAGGGCGCGGGCGTTGGCGTTCTCCACCCCTTCCAGCTGcaccacctgctgctgctgctgctggagctccaGCTTGGTGATGCGGGTCAGGCACGACTCCACCGCCTCCTGCAagggccgacacacacacacacacacacacacacacacacacacacacacacacatacatatatgtgaaaaaaatcacaaacaTCCACATGTGGACACAGTAATATACTCCCACGCAAAACCTGTGAACAGGCGCATGTGGAcaccaaacacataaacatacacacacagacacaaatacaattaTACTTAAACATTATATAAACACTGCATGTTGactgtacgttgctttggataaaagcgcccGCTAAATAACTGGCCTTTACATGTTCtaatatgtttttgtgtgtatgcacacatcttcttacacacacacacaatacaaaacacgaTGACTGGAGGACCTATTCTTCTGTGCACAATCAGTCACAACACAATCACAACTCTAATAACACAAGTCTGACATTGTTTTGGTACTGAAATACAAGCACACTGTCACTgcatgtgtctcacacacatacatggctGAGGTAATACTGCTGACCTGGATGTCTCTGGCTCTCTCATAGGACTGATAGGCCACCTTCTCCTCCATGCTGACCAGCTCCTGCTTCAGGTTGGTCATTTCATTCTGGTGGAGTTCAGTCAGGTCGTTCAGCTGCTCCTCCAACCGCTCGTACCTAAACACACAAGTTCATCGGTGCTTTGAGAAAATGTTACTGTTTTggcgctttataaataaaattgaattgaatttctcTCTCAAACTGTAGAATGCCTGTAACCTATTTGCTTGCACCTGTATCAGATTCTCCTTTGTGGATCTAATGTATTTCTGTAGCACTATCATTTGTCCTAGCGctaacaaaaagagaaaatccAATTATAAAAAAAGATGTGGTAGTCTATCATTTATGAATGAAATGCCATCTGCCCATGACGGGGATGATCTTAGCTTGACTAAACGAGCTCTTTcagtgttttgatttatttgataTGGTGGAGAGTAATAATCCTCTCCAGTATTTACTGTCAACCACCAGGATTCGCCAATGAGTAAGGTTCATGAATCAGAGTAATCAAATGAAATGATACTAATCAAACTAATAAATCATCCAGCTCAGGGTATGGCTGGAGCAAACACAAAGGGTCATGAAGATGCCATACTGTTGTCCATTACCGACCCAAGGCCCATCTGCATGTATCCGttctctgtctcagtgtgtgtataacttCACCAATATACCTTGTCTTACTTTCAGTCAGGGCCGGCGTGACCCTCCTGTCGGGCCCACCCCCAATTACTATAGTAAAAAAACATGGGCCTACTTTTCTCTTACACGGTTTGGGTCAGTTCTGTTACTGTTTGGGTCAGTACTGTTACTGTTTGGGTCAGTACCGTTACCATGATGATCAGCAGACAATGAAACAGTGGATGTGCTGACATGGGGGTTTCTACATGCATCTACATGTTTGGTACACGCTAAGACACTCTAAACCAACATTATCTCAGAACTGATAGAAGGTAGCGCTTTAATGGGGACGGGGCATATATTGTAAAGTGTCTAGTAGCCATTACGTATTTTGATGAGAATGTGCCCTTAACCAATTGAGCCACTGGAATAGGCACAAGAAACCGTTAACATCGCTATTAGAGAGTTCCAACTATGCTTCCTGTCCCTGCCTTAAAGCActgaatttgtttatttttgggcCCCTGTGATGCTGTATGTCTGGACTTTTTCTAACCTCCTTTGTAACTCTCTACGAGTTTTTCTGCATTCCTACCTGTACATCTACATCTCTTACCTACATCCACTTATTGTATGATTCTTAATCTGTCTCCCTGTCcatttctatctgtgtgtctgccccCCTGTGTCTTCacctcccagtgtgtgtgtgcctacctgtatctctcctcctgcaggcaCTGGGTCATGTAAGAGTAGTCGCTCTGAAGCTGTCCCTTCATGTCCTCTATGGCGTCCTCCATATGGGCCTGGCTGGCCTTGATCTCCTGGAGCCCCTCCAGCAGGGCATCCCACGAGCTGTGCatatgatggtggtggtgatggtgtccGTCCAGACGGGGGCTACCCAAAATGGCcgccccacctccaccaccacccccaccacctccaccaccaccacctccaccacctccaccacccccaccaccgccccctccgccacccccgccccctcctccccctcccccagagtTGCTGCCGGCAGCCGAGCAAGAGGTGGCGCTGGAGCACTCGTCGTCGCTGCCGTACTTAGGGCTGGAGACGAGTGTGGCACTGCCACTGAGCGCCCGCGGTGTCTCGTGGCCGTGGCCGTCCTCCAGCGGGTCCTTGAGCTGGGAGATGTTGTCGGCGCTGCCGAACTTGTTGCGGATGAGGCTGGCGAACTCCCGTGGCTTGGAGACGACAGCCGTGTGCGTGAGCGCCGACACGCTGCCCTTCACGCCCTCCACCATGCCGCCGCCGAAGCCGCTGAAGCCTGCGCGCATGTGTACACCCACGTCCTTCAAACCCTGCTGCATGTCCCGGAGAACATCCTTGGGCTGACGGGCCGGACCATTCTTCAGAGTGAGAAGTGAGAAGTGGGGAAGAggagaaaacaaataaagcaagagagagaagacagagaaagaggaggaagagatcaGGGTAGAGAAAGAAGTaaacagaaggagaagaaaaaagagggaggaaattggagagagaaaaaaaggaaagagaggaaaagaggaaagattAGTCTAGTTCAAGGACTAGTTCAAATATATGATGTGTGAGTGGAAGAACAGCATAACAAATTGCTCAGGTGCACCAGTGTGTATT encodes the following:
- the tmcc2 gene encoding transmembrane and coiled-coil domains protein 2, with the translated sequence MLDKSEVSTLSLPPSTSHGGSDGNISVEATASEAGEVQRTRAALEHLQQKILKITEQIRVEQEARDENVAEYLKLAHNADKQQGARIKQVFEKKNQKSAQTIAHLHKKLEHYHRKLKEIEQNGPARQPKDVLRDMQQGLKDVGVHMRAGFSGFGGGMVEGVKGSVSALTHTAVVSKPREFASLIRNKFGSADNISQLKDPLEDGHGHETPRALSGSATLVSSPKYGSDDECSSATSCSAAGSNSGGGGGGGGGGAAILGSPRLDGHHHHHHHMHSSWDALLEGLQEIKASQAHMEDAIEDMKGQLQSDYSYMTQCLQEERYRYERLEEQLNDLTELHQNEMTNLKQELVSMEEKVAYQSYERARDIQEAVESCLTRITKLELQQQQQQVVQLEGVENANARALLGKLINIILALMAVLLVFVSTMANFITPLMKTRTRVASTVFAAVFLFALWKHWDFLELWLLPS